Proteins encoded together in one Anoxybacillus flavithermus window:
- a CDS encoding S41 family peptidase, with amino-acid sequence MNKKTIAALMALSMLFGSGVTYVGMQSLSSDTSTMTINIPTTTEKPSNEELQKIEQAYSMIKQKYVQNVDEKQLIDGAIQGMIATLKDPYSVYMDKETAERFNESLDSSFEGIGAEVSMVDGKVTIVAPFKGSPAEKAGLRPNDQIIKVNGESLEGLDLYEAVLKIRGKKGTIARLEVIRPGVSGVLTIEVVRDEIPIETVYASIKEVNGKRIGYIEITSFAEKTAEDFKKKLSEFEKKGIAGLIIDVRGNPGGYLQSVEDILKDLVPKDKPYVQIEERDGDKQRFFSNITKKKDYPIVVLIDNGSASASEILAAALKEAGGYPLVGEKTFGKGTVQQALPMDDGSHIKLTLYKWLTPNGNWIHQKGIEPDVKVKQPDFFYAHPLQIDKPLAYDMNNEQVKSAQQMLKGLGFDPGREDGYFSKQTEQAVQSFQKANGLQVTGKIDKQTANMLQTKVMEAVRDERYDEQLKKALQLIAK; translated from the coding sequence ATGAATAAAAAAACAATCGCAGCACTCATGGCTTTATCGATGTTGTTCGGATCTGGGGTGACGTATGTCGGGATGCAGTCGCTTTCTTCCGATACGTCAACGATGACGATCAACATCCCAACAACAACGGAGAAGCCATCGAACGAAGAACTACAAAAAATTGAACAAGCATACAGCATGATTAAACAAAAATACGTTCAAAACGTAGATGAAAAGCAGCTCATTGACGGTGCGATTCAAGGAATGATTGCGACGTTAAAAGATCCATACTCCGTTTATATGGATAAAGAAACAGCGGAGCGGTTTAACGAGTCGCTTGATTCTTCTTTCGAAGGAATTGGAGCGGAAGTGAGCATGGTCGACGGCAAAGTGACGATCGTTGCCCCATTTAAAGGGTCGCCTGCAGAAAAAGCTGGGCTTCGTCCAAACGATCAAATTATTAAAGTGAACGGCGAAAGTTTAGAAGGACTTGACTTATATGAAGCGGTATTAAAAATTCGTGGGAAAAAAGGAACGATTGCTCGTTTAGAAGTCATTCGTCCGGGAGTTAGCGGCGTTTTAACGATTGAAGTCGTTCGTGACGAAATTCCGATCGAAACGGTATATGCGTCCATAAAGGAAGTGAACGGCAAACGAATCGGCTATATTGAAATTACATCGTTTGCGGAAAAAACAGCAGAAGATTTTAAAAAGAAGTTATCCGAGTTTGAGAAAAAAGGAATCGCAGGGCTCATTATCGACGTGCGCGGCAATCCGGGAGGGTATTTACAAAGCGTGGAAGATATTTTAAAAGATCTTGTTCCGAAAGATAAACCGTACGTGCAAATTGAAGAACGTGATGGTGATAAACAACGCTTCTTCTCCAATATAACGAAGAAAAAAGATTATCCAATTGTTGTGCTTATTGATAACGGAAGCGCCTCGGCATCAGAAATTTTAGCCGCAGCGTTAAAAGAAGCAGGCGGCTATCCGCTTGTTGGTGAAAAAACGTTCGGAAAAGGAACGGTACAACAAGCGTTGCCGATGGATGATGGCAGCCATATTAAATTAACGTTATATAAATGGCTCACACCGAACGGAAATTGGATTCATCAAAAAGGCATTGAACCGGATGTGAAAGTAAAACAGCCTGACTTTTTCTATGCTCATCCGCTTCAAATCGATAAGCCGTTGGCATATGACATGAACAACGAACAAGTGAAAAGCGCACAACAAATGTTAAAAGGTCTCGGTTTTGACCCAGGTCGCGAAGATGGCTACTTCAGCAAACAGACCGAGCAAGCTGTTCAATCGTTCCAAAAAGCAAACGGCTTACAAGTGACAGGAAAAATTGATAAACAAACAGCGAATATGTTGCAAACAAAAGTGATGGAAGCGGTTCGTGACGAACGATATGACGAGCAATTGAAAAAAGCATTACAGCTTATTGCGAAATAA